CAGACGGCGATCTACAGCAACCTCGTCCCGGTCGTGGCGCTGGCGAGCGGGGCGCTGCTCTTGGGCGAGGCGGTGACGCTGTTCCAGCTTCTTGGCGGCGCGCTCATCCTCGGTGGCCTATTCCTGATGCGCCGCGCGCGGCGACCGGTGGCGGCGTGAGCCGCGCCTACCGAGCGGGGGAAAGAATCGCGTTACCTCGCCCGCTGCAACCCCGGCTTCTTTGCTGCGTCCCCATCTGGACGCTCCTGCTGGCCACCGCTTTCTGCCCACCGTCCTCCTACCCCACTGACCGCGCGCCCTGGAGCGGCGGCCCTGCCACTCCTGGCACCGGCCCTTCTTGACGCAAATCTTGACGCACGTCGATGCGACCGGGACCGGCCGGTCCGTACCATGAGCGCATGATCGACCCCACTCCCGGCAGACCCAACCGCACCGCCCGTCGCGCCTTGCCTACCGCCCGTCGAACCTCAGTGACCGAGTGCGCCCTTCAGCTTGCGGCGCGTACCACCGGGCCGGTACCGTCCGTTCGTGCTGCACGCCTGTAACCCCGCTTCCGTCCCGTAGCCCCATGCCCGCCCGCTTCGCTGTCTTTTTCCTCCTCCTCCTCTTCGGGACCGCCCACGCGCAGACCGCCACCCTCAACGGCTTCGTCCGCGACGCGGACTCGGGCGAAACGCTCGTCCAGGCGACGGTCCAGGTCGTGGGCACCGAGCGCGGCACCGTCTCCAACGTCCAGGGGTTCTACTCGCTCGGCGACCTCGCGCCCGGCGAGGTGACCGTCGTCGCGCGCTTCATCGGCTACGACGTGCTCCGCCGCACGGTCACGCTCGCGCCCGGCGAGGTCCAGCGCCTCGACCTCGACCTCCAGCCCGAAGGGGTCATCGGCGAGGAGATCGTCGTCGAGGCCGACGAGGCGATCGAGGACGAGCGCCCGCCCGGCGTGCAGAACGTCTCGATCGCGCTCGTCGAGGAGCTCCCGACGGTCTTCGAGGCCGACCTCTTCCGCTCGATCCAGCTCCTGCCCGGCGTCAAGGCCGCGAGCGACTTCTCGTCGGCGCTCTACATCCGCGGCGGCTCGCCGGACCAGACCCTCGTCCTCCTCGACGGCACGACGGTCTACAACCCGACCCACTTCTTCGGCTTCTTCTCGACGTTCAACACGGACGCCATCAAGGACGTGCGGCTCTACAAGGGGGCCTACCCGTCGACCTACGGCGGCCGTCTCGGCTCGGTCGTCGACATCTACAACCGCGACGGCAACCGGAACGAGCGTGCCGGCAGCGTGACGCTCGGCCTGCTCGCCAGCCGGATCGGGGTCGAGGGGCCGATCGTGAAGGGGCGCGGGTCGTACTCGCTCAACGCCCGGCGCTCGACGCTCGAGCCGCTCCTGGCCGTGCTCCGCGAGAACCTCGACGAGGACGGCATCCCGGAGAGCTTCTACTTCTACGACGTCAACGCCAAGGTCGGCTTCGACGTCACGCCCAACGACCGCCTCAGCCTCGCGGCCTACGCCGGGCGCGACCGCGTTCTCCTCCCCATCGGCGACGACGCCGAGTTCGACCTCGACTACGGCAACCAGACGGCGTCGCTGGCCTACCAGCGCGTGCTCTCCGGGACGGCCTTCGCCAACCTCCGGCTGACGGCGAGCCGCTACTTCAGCTTCCCCACCGGCAACTTCGCCGGGACGACCTTCGAGCGGCCCAACACGATCACCGACTTCTCAGCCCGCCTCGACATGGAGTGGCTGCCCTCCGAGGCCTTCGAGCTGCGCGGCGGCGTCTGGGGCGGGCTGCTGAACCTCGGCCTGTCGAGCAGCTTCAACGGGTCTACCCAGACCGACTACGAGAACCCGTCGCGCTACGCCTCGGGCTACGTCCAGACCCGCCACCGCCGGGGGCCGTGGATCTTCACCGGCGGCGTCCGCGCCGAGTACTTCCGCAGCCTCACCGACGACCTCATCGACGACCTCGAGCCCGAGCCGGCGTCCTACCTCCGCCTCTCGCCCCAGGTCCAGGTCGAGCGCACGTTCGGCGACCGCGTCGTGCTCCAGGCTGCCGCCGGGCGCTACCACCAGTTCCTCTCGCTCCTCTCGAACGAGGCGTTCTCCGGGTTCGACACCTGGGTGACGACGGG
This sequence is a window from Bacteroidota bacterium. Protein-coding genes within it:
- a CDS encoding TonB-dependent receptor, whose amino-acid sequence is MPARFAVFFLLLLFGTAHAQTATLNGFVRDADSGETLVQATVQVVGTERGTVSNVQGFYSLGDLAPGEVTVVARFIGYDVLRRTVTLAPGEVQRLDLDLQPEGVIGEEIVVEADEAIEDERPPGVQNVSIALVEELPTVFEADLFRSIQLLPGVKAASDFSSALYIRGGSPDQTLVLLDGTTVYNPTHFFGFFSTFNTDAIKDVRLYKGAYPSTYGGRLGSVVDIYNRDGNRNERAGSVTLGLLASRIGVEGPIVKGRGSYSLNARRSTLEPLLAVLRENLDEDGIPESFYFYDVNAKVGFDVTPNDRLSLAAYAGRDRVLLPIGDDAEFDLDYGNQTASLAYQRVLSGTAFANLRLTASRYFSFPTGNFAGTTFERPNTITDFSARLDMEWLPSEAFELRGGVWGGLLNLGLSSSFNGSTQTDYENPSRYASGYVQTRHRRGPWIFTGGVRAEYFRSLTDDLIDDLEPEPASYLRLSPQVQVERTFGDRVVLQAAAGRYHQFLSLLSNEAFSGFDTWVTTGVGVEPQSSEQVVLGVKTRLGEAYKLDVELYGRTLRDLFDTRPEVQDVAGLRYDELFRFGKGYAYGVEVLLERGVGPVTGLVGYTLGATRRRYPDEPAFRDVFPPKYDRLHDLTLVSNYALGRGWKFTVAGSYATGQAYTTPSGRYQIGGLPTENPNIDLVNSNGLNTARLAPYHRVDMGFTKTGTIFGAAYELQLQAVNVYNRRNLWFLVYDDDENPIEVIEVRQLPILPNVSFSLDF